A section of the Rhodospirillaceae bacterium genome encodes:
- the hpnD gene encoding presqualene diphosphate synthase HpnD, whose product MTATAARPDRPPPSGPDNGADGLPPPDFEALTHAQEIVQASGTSFLAAMKILPEDRRNAMFAIYAFCREVDDIADAAAPAAEKIGRLQIWRREIDRVYRGDPQIMTLRALVRPVRQFGLEKEDFLAVIDGMEMDAIEDIRGPSLSTLDTYCDRVASAVGRLSIRAFGAEGERGRRVAHHLGRALQLTNILRDLDEDARRGRLYLPAELIAAQGLESRDPYTVLGHSALPAICAEVARMAKQHYRMALQHMRRSRRGPMRPARMMMMGYRAILAALERRGWQRYAEPVSLSRPRKLWIAVRYGLI is encoded by the coding sequence GTGACCGCAACCGCCGCCCGCCCCGATCGCCCGCCGCCGTCCGGCCCGGATAACGGCGCCGACGGCCTGCCGCCGCCGGATTTCGAGGCGCTGACCCACGCCCAGGAGATCGTCCAGGCGTCGGGCACGTCCTTTCTGGCCGCCATGAAAATCCTGCCGGAGGATCGGCGCAACGCGATGTTTGCGATCTACGCCTTCTGCCGGGAGGTCGACGACATCGCCGACGCGGCCGCGCCGGCGGCGGAGAAGATCGGCCGGCTGCAAATCTGGCGCCGGGAGATCGACCGGGTCTATCGCGGCGATCCGCAGATCATGACCCTGCGCGCGCTGGTGCGGCCGGTGCGCCAGTTCGGCCTCGAGAAGGAGGATTTTCTCGCCGTCATCGACGGCATGGAGATGGACGCGATAGAGGACATTCGCGGGCCGAGCCTTTCGACGCTCGACACCTATTGCGACCGGGTGGCGTCGGCGGTCGGCCGGCTCTCGATCCGGGCGTTCGGCGCCGAGGGGGAGCGGGGCCGCCGGGTCGCCCATCATCTCGGCCGCGCCCTGCAGCTGACAAACATCCTGCGCGATCTGGACGAAGACGCAAGGCGCGGCCGGCTTTACCTGCCCGCCGAACTGATCGCCGCGCAGGGACTGGAGTCGCGCGATCCCTATACGGTGCTCGGCCATTCGGCCCTGCCGGCGATCTGCGCCGAGGTCGCGCGCATGGCCAAGCAGCACTACCGGATGGCGCTGCAACACATGCGCCGAAGCCGGCGCGGTCCGATGCGGCCGGCGCGGATGATGATGATGGGCTACCGCGCAATTCTCGCCGCGCTGGAGCGGCGCGGCTGGCAGCGCTATGCCGAGCCGGTATCGCTGTCCCGGCCGCGCAAACTCTGGATCGCCGTGCGCTACGGGCTGATCTGA
- the hpnC gene encoding squalene synthase HpnC, whose translation MTTAETPSGKGAGDENFPVGSFLLPRRLRPKVAVFYAYARAIDDIADNPVLDPDDKVARLDGFDRALLGETDDPAYEKAHRVRETMAETGQVIRHCRDLIVAFKQDAVKSRYDDWDDLMGYCRHSAAPVGRFLIDLHGGPDSAWPAADALCNALQVINHLQDCADDYRNLDRVYLPGDWMAAEGAAVEELALPAMPPGLQRVKDRCLDGVDALLRDARPLMPALRSRRLAWESAAILALAHALSKRLRAGDPVAARIELSKPRAALTAGRGVLGELGRAWMTRPRAPTPGT comes from the coding sequence ATGACAACGGCGGAGACCCCATCGGGCAAGGGCGCCGGGGACGAGAACTTTCCCGTCGGCTCTTTCCTGCTGCCCCGGCGGCTTCGCCCGAAGGTGGCGGTCTTCTACGCCTATGCCCGGGCGATCGACGACATTGCCGACAATCCCGTGCTCGACCCCGACGACAAGGTCGCCCGCCTGGACGGCTTCGACCGCGCCTTGCTCGGCGAGACCGACGACCCGGCCTACGAAAAGGCGCACCGCGTCCGCGAGACAATGGCGGAGACCGGCCAGGTCATCCGCCATTGCCGGGATCTGATCGTCGCCTTCAAGCAGGACGCGGTGAAGTCCCGCTACGACGATTGGGACGACCTGATGGGCTATTGCCGCCACTCGGCGGCGCCGGTCGGGCGGTTTCTGATCGACCTGCACGGCGGGCCGGACAGCGCCTGGCCGGCCGCCGACGCCCTGTGCAACGCGCTCCAGGTCATCAACCACCTCCAGGACTGCGCCGACGACTACCGCAACCTCGACCGGGTCTACTTGCCCGGCGACTGGATGGCGGCCGAGGGCGCGGCGGTCGAGGAGCTGGCGCTGCCCGCCATGCCGCCCGGCCTGCAACGGGTGAAGGACCGCTGCCTCGACGGCGTCGACGCGCTGCTCCGCGACGCCCGGCCCCTGATGCCGGCGCTGCGCAGCCGCCGCCTGGCCTGGGAGAGCGCCGCCATCCTCGCCCTGGCCCACGCCCTGTCGAAGCGCCTGCGCGCCGGCGATCCGGTGGCGGCGCGCATCGAACTGTCGAAGCCCCGCGCCGCTCTCACCGCCGGCCGCGGCGTGCTCGGCGAACTGGGCCGCGCCTGGATGACGCGCCCGCGCGCGCCGACGCCGGGGACGTGA
- the queA gene encoding tRNA preQ1(34) S-adenosylmethionine ribosyltransferase-isomerase QueA: MRVYDFDFALPKDRIAQAPARPRDSARLLCVGGGAGGGLADRAVRDLPALLRPDDLLVMNDTKVIPARIRGVRSAARGEARIELTLHRQMPGEREAEARWLAFARPGRRLKPGDSVRCPGLPDATVLEKRAGGEILLAFEAGAAALLETLDAAGEMPLPPYIARSAACMDDREDYQTIYARARGAVAAPTAGLHFTEDLFGALDRRGVDRAFVTLHVGAGTFLPVKAERVADHRMHAETGTVSAETAQRINRARAAGGRIVAVGTTSLRLLESCTDDNGRVRPFAGDTDIFIVPGSPIRSADLLLTNFHLPRSTLFMLVCAFAGTAQMKAAYAHAVENGYRFYSYGDACLLERAQ; the protein is encoded by the coding sequence ATGCGCGTCTACGACTTCGATTTTGCCCTGCCCAAAGACCGGATCGCCCAGGCGCCGGCGCGGCCGCGGGATTCGGCGCGGCTGCTCTGTGTGGGTGGCGGGGCCGGCGGCGGGCTGGCCGACCGCGCGGTGCGCGACCTGCCGGCCCTGCTGCGCCCCGACGACCTGCTGGTGATGAACGATACGAAGGTGATCCCGGCGCGGATTCGCGGCGTCCGGTCGGCGGCGCGCGGCGAGGCCCGGATCGAACTGACCCTGCACCGGCAGATGCCGGGCGAACGCGAGGCGGAGGCGCGCTGGCTGGCCTTCGCCCGGCCGGGCAGGCGGCTCAAGCCCGGCGATAGCGTGCGCTGCCCCGGCCTGCCCGACGCCACCGTTCTGGAAAAGCGGGCGGGCGGGGAAATCCTGCTCGCCTTCGAGGCCGGGGCGGCGGCGCTGCTGGAAACCCTCGACGCCGCCGGAGAAATGCCGCTGCCGCCCTATATCGCGCGGAGCGCGGCGTGCATGGACGACCGGGAGGATTACCAGACGATCTATGCGCGCGCGCGCGGCGCTGTCGCCGCGCCGACGGCCGGCCTGCACTTTACCGAAGACCTGTTCGGGGCGCTGGACCGGCGCGGCGTCGACCGCGCTTTCGTCACCCTGCATGTCGGCGCCGGCACTTTCCTGCCGGTCAAGGCGGAGCGGGTGGCCGACCACCGGATGCACGCCGAGACCGGCACGGTCTCCGCCGAAACGGCGCAGCGGATCAACCGGGCGCGCGCCGCCGGCGGCCGGATCGTCGCCGTCGGCACGACCAGCCTGCGCCTGCTGGAAAGCTGCACCGACGACAACGGCCGGGTTCGCCCGTTCGCCGGGGACACCGACATCTTCATCGTCCCCGGTTCGCCGATCCGCAGCGCCGATTTGCTGCTGACCAATTTCCATCTGCCCCGCTCGACCCTGTTCATGCTGGTCTGCGCCTTTGCCGGCACGGCGCAGATGAAGGCCGCCTACGCCCATGCCGTCGAGAACGGCTACCGTTTCTACTCCTACGGCGACGCCTGCCTGCTGGAGCGCGCCCAGTGA
- the tgt gene encoding tRNA guanosine(34) transglycosylase Tgt — MTEFRFDLRETDGAARRGRLHTAHGTAETPAFMPVGTAGTVKAMLPAHVAGTGAEIVLGNTYHLMLRPGAARVKALGGLHRFMDWPGPILTDSGGFQVMSLGSLRTLSEEGVIFRSHIDGSEHALTPERSTAIQDDLDATVSMVLDECTPWPVEKAAAADSMRLSMRWAERSRAAFRARPGYGQFGIVQGSVFPDLRAESAAALADIGFEGYAVGGLAVGEGQQAMFETLDLTVPALPGDRPRYLMGVGRPSDIVGAVARGIDMFDCVLPTRSGRTGKAFVPGGELNIRNARHAGADRPLDPDCPCPACRRFSRAYLHHLFKAGEMLGPVLLTWHNLQHFQDLMRDIRSAVETGSFALYRREHAAAEAAFDPQAA, encoded by the coding sequence GTGACCGAATTCCGCTTCGATCTGCGGGAGACCGACGGCGCGGCCCGGCGCGGCCGGCTGCACACGGCCCACGGCACGGCGGAGACGCCGGCCTTCATGCCGGTCGGCACGGCGGGCACCGTCAAGGCCATGCTGCCGGCGCATGTCGCGGGCACCGGCGCGGAGATCGTGCTCGGCAACACCTATCACCTCATGCTCCGGCCGGGCGCGGCGCGGGTCAAGGCGCTGGGCGGCCTGCACCGCTTCATGGACTGGCCCGGCCCGATCCTGACCGACAGCGGCGGCTTCCAGGTCATGTCGCTCGGCAGCCTGCGCACCCTTTCGGAGGAGGGCGTGATCTTCCGCTCCCATATCGACGGCAGCGAACACGCGCTCACGCCCGAGCGCTCGACGGCGATCCAGGACGATCTGGACGCGACGGTCTCCATGGTCCTGGACGAGTGCACGCCCTGGCCGGTGGAAAAGGCCGCGGCGGCGGACTCGATGCGCCTGTCCATGCGCTGGGCGGAGCGAAGCCGCGCCGCCTTCCGCGCCCGGCCGGGCTACGGCCAGTTCGGCATCGTGCAGGGCAGCGTTTTCCCCGATTTGCGCGCCGAATCCGCGGCAGCGCTGGCCGACATCGGCTTCGAGGGCTACGCCGTCGGCGGCCTGGCGGTCGGCGAGGGCCAGCAGGCCATGTTCGAGACGCTTGACCTGACGGTGCCGGCCCTGCCGGGAGACCGGCCGCGCTACCTGATGGGCGTCGGCCGGCCGTCGGACATTGTCGGCGCGGTCGCCCGCGGCATCGACATGTTCGACTGCGTCCTGCCGACCCGGTCCGGCCGCACAGGCAAGGCCTTCGTGCCGGGCGGCGAACTGAATATCCGCAATGCGCGCCATGCCGGGGCGGACCGGCCGCTCGATCCGGATTGCCCCTGCCCGGCCTGCCGGCGCTTCAGCCGGGCCTATCTGCACCACCTGTTCAAGGCCGGCGAGATGCTCGGGCCGGTCCTGCTCACCTGGCACAATCTGCAACACTTCCAGGATCTGATGCGGGACATCCGGTCCGCGGTCGAGACCGGCAGTTTCGCGCTATACAGGCGGGAGCATGCCGCGGCCGAGGCGGCCTTCGATCCGCAGGCCGCCTGA
- the queF gene encoding preQ(1) synthase, whose product MSTPIETHTLTQLGQPTEIPASPDEAVLESVPNPHPGKTYLVRFVCPEFTSLCPLTGQPDFAHLVIDYVPAERIVESKSLKLFLTSFRNHGAFHEACTVGIAERLAEALAPAWLRIGGYWYPRGGMPIDVFWQTGEPPPGLWLPDQGVPPYRGRG is encoded by the coding sequence ATGTCCACCCCGATCGAAACCCATACCCTCACCCAACTGGGCCAGCCGACGGAGATTCCCGCCTCGCCCGACGAGGCGGTGCTGGAATCCGTCCCCAACCCGCACCCCGGCAAGACCTATCTGGTGCGCTTTGTGTGCCCCGAATTCACCTCGCTCTGCCCGCTTACCGGCCAGCCGGATTTCGCCCATCTGGTGATCGACTATGTGCCGGCCGAACGGATCGTCGAGAGCAAGTCCCTCAAGCTGTTCCTGACTTCCTTCCGCAACCACGGCGCGTTCCACGAGGCCTGCACCGTCGGCATCGCCGAACGGCTGGCCGAGGCGCTGGCGCCGGCATGGCTGCGCATCGGCGGCTACTGGTATCCGCGCGGCGGCATGCCGATCGACGTGTTCTGGCAGACCGGCGAACCGCCGCCGGGCCTGTGGCTGCCCGATCAGGGCGTCCCGCCCTATCGCGGGCGCGGCTGA
- the queG gene encoding tRNA epoxyqueuosine(34) reductase QueG, whose protein sequence is MSAAGDIRAEAARAGFDAVRFTHARLPASAGDDLDRFLLQGYAGDMGWLAMTRTRRRSPERMWPDARTAIVLGANYGPAGDPLAVLEKRDRGAVSVYAQNDDYHDVVKKRLKALARWIAGRFETEVKVFVDTAPLMEKPLAERAGLGWQGKHTNLVSRDFGSWLFLGTILTTLDLPADPPETDHCGSCRACLDICPTDAFPAPGQIDARRCISYLTIEHKGPIPRDLRPLMGNRIYGCDDCLAVCPWNKFARQTEEPAFLPRAGLTAPRLADLAALDDAGFRALFRKSAIKRIGRDRFVRNVLIAIGNSGSADLAATAESLLQDGSALVRGAAVWALRRLDPARAEALRAAAEPAETDPDVRAEWAA, encoded by the coding sequence ATGAGCGCCGCCGGGGATATCCGGGCCGAGGCGGCGCGCGCGGGGTTCGACGCCGTCCGCTTTACCCATGCCCGGCTGCCGGCTTCGGCCGGCGACGATCTCGACCGCTTCCTGTTGCAGGGCTATGCCGGCGACATGGGCTGGCTGGCGATGACCCGGACCCGCCGCCGCTCGCCCGAGCGGATGTGGCCGGACGCGCGGACCGCCATCGTGCTCGGCGCGAATTACGGGCCGGCGGGCGACCCCCTCGCCGTTCTCGAAAAGCGCGACCGGGGCGCGGTCTCCGTCTACGCGCAGAACGACGACTATCACGACGTTGTCAAGAAACGGCTCAAGGCGCTGGCGCGCTGGATCGCCGGGCGGTTCGAAACGGAGGTCAAGGTCTTCGTCGACACCGCGCCCCTGATGGAAAAGCCGCTCGCCGAACGGGCCGGACTGGGCTGGCAGGGCAAGCACACCAACCTGGTCTCGCGCGACTTCGGCAGCTGGCTGTTCCTCGGAACCATTCTCACGACCCTCGACCTGCCGGCGGACCCGCCGGAAACGGACCATTGCGGTTCCTGCCGCGCCTGCCTCGACATCTGCCCGACCGATGCCTTCCCGGCGCCCGGCCAAATCGATGCCCGGCGCTGCATCAGCTACCTCACCATCGAGCACAAGGGACCGATCCCGCGCGACTTGCGGCCGCTCATGGGCAACCGGATCTACGGCTGCGACGATTGCCTGGCGGTCTGCCCGTGGAACAAGTTCGCCCGGCAGACGGAGGAACCGGCCTTCCTGCCGCGGGCCGGACTCACCGCGCCGCGGCTGGCCGACCTGGCGGCGCTCGACGACGCCGGTTTCCGGGCCCTGTTCCGCAAGTCGGCGATCAAGCGGATCGGCCGCGACCGCTTCGTGCGCAACGTGCTGATCGCGATCGGCAACAGTGGGAGCGCCGACCTGGCCGCGACTGCCGAAAGCCTGCTGCAGGACGGATCGGCGCTGGTCCGCGGCGCGGCGGTCTGGGCGCTGCGGCGGCTCGATCCGGCGCGGGCCGAAGCGCTGAGGGCAGCCGCGGAACCGGCGGAGACCGATCCCGACGTCCGCGCCGAGTGGGCGGCCTGA
- the msrA gene encoding peptide-methionine (S)-S-oxide reductase MsrA, with protein MFFIPRRKLEMPAPGRALKGRAQAMPVENRHNVNGNPIKPPFPDGMETLIVGMGCFWGAERVFWQAPGVYTTAVGYAAGETPNPTYEEVCSGMTGHNEVVLVVYDPATLPAEEVLKLFWENHDPTQGMRQGNDAGTQYRSGIYCTTAEQKSLAEATKALFQDRLAAAGYGPITTEILDAPEFFYAEDYHQQYLAKVPGGYCGLGGTGITCPAGVAVAAE; from the coding sequence ATGTTCTTCATCCCGCGACGCAAGCTGGAGATGCCCGCGCCGGGCCGGGCGCTGAAGGGGCGGGCGCAGGCGATGCCGGTCGAGAACCGGCACAATGTCAACGGCAACCCGATCAAGCCGCCCTTCCCGGACGGCATGGAAACGCTGATCGTCGGCATGGGCTGCTTCTGGGGCGCCGAACGGGTCTTCTGGCAGGCGCCGGGCGTTTATACGACCGCCGTGGGCTACGCCGCCGGCGAGACGCCGAACCCGACCTACGAGGAAGTGTGCAGCGGCATGACCGGCCATAATGAGGTCGTGCTGGTCGTCTACGATCCGGCGACGCTTCCCGCCGAGGAAGTCCTGAAGCTGTTCTGGGAAAACCACGACCCGACCCAGGGCATGCGCCAGGGCAACGATGCCGGCACCCAGTACCGCTCCGGCATCTACTGCACAACGGCGGAACAGAAATCGCTCGCCGAAGCGACGAAGGCGCTGTTCCAGGACCGGCTCGCCGCCGCCGGCTACGGGCCGATCACGACGGAAATCCTCGACGCGCCGGAGTTCTTTTACGCCGAGGACTACCACCAGCAGTATCTGGCGAAGGTTCCCGGCGGCTATTGCGGCCTCGGCGGCACGGGCATCACCTGCCCGGCCGGCGTCGCCGTCGCGGCGGAGTAG
- a CDS encoding DUF3018 family protein, whose protein sequence is MTDRSDARRVSGLRLVQLWVPDSRAPGFAEECRRQTALAAASDCADADLGGFLDAALEDLGAWK, encoded by the coding sequence ATGACCGACCGTTCCGACGCCCGCCGCGTCTCCGGATTGCGCCTCGTACAGCTATGGGTGCCTGATTCACGCGCGCCGGGCTTTGCCGAAGAGTGCCGTCGCCAGACCGCGCTGGCGGCTGCATCCGACTGCGCCGACGCCGACCTCGGCGGTTTCCTCGACGCCGCGCTCGAAGACCTCGGCGCTTGGAAGTGA
- a CDS encoding prephenate dehydratase — protein MIETAANRIAFQGTLGANSHIACRQVYPDMQPLPCATFEDSFAAVREGGARLAMIPIDNSVAGRVADIHHLLPHSGLYIIGEHFQRVEHCLLGTADAEIGGLKEIHSHIHALDQCRNLIAELGVEPAIHFDTAGAARDVAQWGDRAKCAIASSLAAEIYGLKILRDQIEDADHNTTRFIIMGPEHLTPAAGSRKTITSFVFRVRSVPAALYKALGGFATNNINITKLESYIIDGAFTVAQFYADVEGHPDEQAMKWAFEELDFFTTEWTLLGTYPASPFRG, from the coding sequence ATGATCGAGACCGCCGCCAACCGCATCGCCTTCCAGGGCACCCTGGGCGCGAACTCCCACATCGCCTGCCGCCAGGTCTACCCGGACATGCAGCCGCTGCCCTGCGCCACCTTCGAGGACAGCTTCGCCGCGGTGCGCGAGGGCGGGGCGCGGCTCGCCATGATCCCGATCGACAATTCGGTCGCGGGGCGCGTGGCGGACATTCACCACCTGCTGCCCCATTCCGGCCTCTACATCATCGGCGAACATTTCCAGCGGGTCGAGCATTGCCTGCTCGGCACGGCGGACGCCGAAATCGGCGGCCTGAAGGAGATCCACAGCCATATCCATGCGCTGGACCAGTGCCGCAACCTGATCGCCGAGCTGGGCGTCGAGCCGGCGATCCATTTCGACACCGCCGGCGCGGCGCGCGACGTCGCGCAATGGGGCGACAGGGCGAAATGCGCCATCGCGTCGTCCCTGGCGGCCGAAATCTACGGCCTGAAGATCCTGCGCGACCAGATCGAGGATGCCGACCACAACACGACCCGCTTCATCATCATGGGGCCGGAGCATCTGACGCCCGCCGCCGGCAGCCGCAAGACGATCACCAGCTTCGTCTTCCGGGTGCGCAGCGTGCCGGCCGCGCTCTACAAGGCGCTCGGCGGCTTCGCGACCAACAACATCAACATCACCAAGCTGGAAAGCTACATCATCGACGGCGCCTTCACCGTCGCCCAGTTCTACGCCGACGTCGAAGGCCATCCGGACGAGCAGGCCATGAAATGGGCCTTCGAGGAGCTCGATTTCTTCACCACCGAATGGACCCTCCTCGGCACCTACCCGGCCAGCCCGTTCCGGGGCTAG
- a CDS encoding 3-deoxy-manno-octulosonate cytidylyltransferase, with protein sequence MTEAMTDNGRESLVIIPARLAATRLPDKPLATIAGAPMIVHVWRRAVEADVGPVIVACADRAIAEAVEAAGGEAVMTDPALPSGSDRVHAAAASRDPEGRFDIVVNLQGDLPAIDPALIRASLVPLRDPAVDIATLVVPTADPAERDNPNVVKAVMSLAEGAAAGRALYFTRAAAPSGAGPVWHHIGIYAWRRPALDRFVGLPPSPLEKREKLEQLRALEAGMRIDAAVADGVPFGVDTPEDLARARAMLEQDA encoded by the coding sequence ATGACCGAGGCCATGACCGATAACGGCCGGGAATCGCTGGTAATTATCCCTGCCCGGCTGGCCGCGACGCGGCTGCCGGACAAGCCGCTTGCGACAATTGCGGGTGCGCCGATGATCGTCCATGTCTGGCGGCGCGCCGTCGAAGCCGACGTCGGCCCGGTCATTGTCGCCTGCGCCGACCGGGCGATCGCCGAGGCGGTCGAGGCCGCCGGCGGCGAGGCAGTCATGACCGATCCGGCCCTGCCGTCGGGCTCCGACCGGGTCCATGCTGCCGCCGCGAGCCGCGATCCCGAAGGCCGGTTCGATATCGTGGTCAACCTCCAGGGCGACCTGCCGGCGATCGATCCCGCCCTGATCCGCGCGTCGCTCGTCCCCCTGCGCGACCCGGCGGTCGATATCGCGACCCTCGTCGTGCCGACCGCCGATCCGGCCGAGCGCGACAACCCGAACGTCGTCAAGGCCGTGATGAGCCTGGCGGAGGGCGCCGCCGCGGGCCGGGCGCTCTATTTCACCCGGGCCGCCGCGCCGTCCGGCGCCGGGCCGGTCTGGCACCATATCGGAATCTACGCCTGGCGCCGCCCGGCCCTCGACCGCTTCGTCGGCCTGCCGCCGAGCCCGCTGGAGAAGCGGGAGAAGCTGGAACAGCTGCGCGCGCTGGAGGCCGGCATGCGCATCGACGCGGCAGTCGCCGACGGCGTACCCTTCGGAGTCGATACGCCGGAAGACCTTGCACGGGCGCGGGCAATGCTGGAACAAGACGCATGA
- a CDS encoding cytochrome c family protein — protein MNINSLAASVLVVGISALVISKVGDILVPETYFSHKAEAAHTPGTATPAKKAAPDPAVAVALAAADAAKGEKLVRSKCKSCHTWNKGGRNSVGPNLWGVVGREKATVDGFSYSSAMKAAGGDWSFEEMYTFLKRPSAKIKGTKMTYRLRKYKQRADVIAFLRTQTDTPLPLPEAGDAAGKAE, from the coding sequence ATGAATATCAACTCCCTTGCCGCCTCTGTCCTGGTCGTGGGCATCAGCGCCCTGGTGATCAGCAAGGTGGGCGATATTCTCGTTCCGGAGACCTATTTCAGCCACAAGGCGGAAGCCGCGCACACGCCCGGAACCGCCACGCCGGCGAAAAAGGCCGCCCCGGACCCGGCGGTCGCCGTCGCCCTGGCCGCCGCCGACGCGGCGAAGGGCGAGAAGCTGGTGCGCAGCAAGTGCAAGTCCTGCCATACCTGGAACAAGGGCGGCCGCAACAGCGTCGGCCCCAATCTCTGGGGCGTGGTCGGCCGCGAGAAGGCGACCGTCGACGGTTTCAGCTATTCCTCGGCGATGAAGGCTGCGGGCGGAGACTGGTCCTTCGAGGAAATGTACACCTTCCTCAAGCGGCCGAGCGCGAAGATCAAGGGCACGAAGATGACGTACCGCCTGCGCAAGTACAAGCAGCGCGCCGACGTGATCGCCTTCCTGCGCACCCAGACCGATACGCCCCTGCCGCTCCCCGAGGCGGGCGACGCCGCCGGGAAAGCGGAGTAG
- a CDS encoding histidinol phosphate phosphatase: MTGVCPEEFVEIANRLADASGAVIRPHFRSGIAVADKHDESPVTIADEAAEREIRRILERACPGHGIVGEEFGSDGAGRDYVWVIDPIDGTRSFICGVPLFTTLIALLRDGEPVLGVIDQPVSGERWVGARGRGTTFNGAPVRTAAPRPLAEAAMFTTAPDMFEGTVFRDAAAAEAYGRLRAATRLTRFGLDGYAAGLLASGLIDLHVEGDMKPWDYMALVPVIENAGGVMTDWDGGRLTLKAGAGLTLAASSPTLHAAALDVLGNGRARRGR, encoded by the coding sequence ATGACCGGCGTTTGCCCCGAAGAATTCGTCGAGATTGCGAACCGGCTTGCCGACGCGAGCGGCGCCGTTATCCGCCCGCATTTCCGCAGCGGCATCGCCGTGGCCGACAAGCATGACGAAAGCCCGGTCACGATCGCCGACGAGGCCGCCGAGCGGGAAATCCGCCGTATCTTGGAACGGGCCTGCCCCGGCCACGGCATCGTGGGCGAGGAGTTCGGTTCCGACGGGGCCGGGCGCGACTACGTCTGGGTGATCGACCCGATCGACGGCACGCGCAGCTTCATCTGCGGCGTCCCGCTCTTCACGACCCTGATCGCCCTGCTGCGCGACGGCGAACCGGTCCTGGGCGTCATCGACCAGCCGGTTTCCGGCGAACGCTGGGTCGGCGCGCGCGGCCGCGGCACGACCTTCAACGGGGCGCCGGTCAGGACGGCCGCGCCGAGGCCGCTCGCCGAAGCGGCGATGTTCACGACCGCGCCGGACATGTTCGAAGGGACCGTATTCCGGGACGCAGCGGCGGCGGAGGCCTATGGCCGGCTCCGGGCGGCAACCCGTCTCACCCGCTTCGGCCTGGACGGCTACGCCGCCGGGCTGCTGGCGAGCGGCCTGATCGACCTGCATGTCGAAGGGGACATGAAACCGTGGGACTACATGGCGCTGGTGCCGGTGATCGAGAATGCCGGCGGCGTCATGACCGACTGGGACGGCGGCCGGTTAACCCTCAAGGCCGGCGCCGGGCTCACGCTCGCCGCGTCCTCGCCCACCCTGCACGCAGCGGCGCTGGATGTCCTCGGGAACGGCCGGGCGCGGCGCGGCAGATAG
- a CDS encoding spermidine synthase, with amino-acid sequence MTGAPMDWFDETLHDGIRQSLTVDRLLHREHTGLHDLAIFENRLFGRVLALDGAIQTTEADEYVYHEMLAHPAILARKAALFSDPWGSFSDPGGSGPEDGLDVLIVGGGDGGCLREALRHPEVRATQVEIDPRVVELAKAWLPALSAGAFDDPRAELVIADGARFAAETGRRFDVAIIDSTDPVGPGVALFTEDFYRNCKRCLKEGGVLVTQNGVPSLQGDEVTASHTAFRRLFADPAFYLAPVPTYNGGFMAFGWATDNPGLRRWSGATIQDRIDAIGLKTRYFNADIFAAAFALPNDVRSLLRA; translated from the coding sequence ATGACCGGGGCGCCGATGGACTGGTTCGACGAGACGCTGCATGACGGCATCCGGCAGTCGCTTACCGTCGACCGGCTCCTCCACCGCGAACATACCGGACTGCACGACCTGGCGATCTTCGAGAACCGGCTGTTCGGGCGGGTCCTGGCCCTTGACGGCGCCATCCAGACCACCGAGGCCGACGAATATGTCTATCACGAGATGCTGGCCCACCCGGCGATCCTGGCGCGGAAAGCTGCCCTTTTCAGCGATCCCTGGGGCAGCTTCAGCGATCCCGGGGGCAGCGGTCCGGAGGACGGGCTGGACGTCCTGATCGTCGGCGGCGGCGACGGCGGCTGCCTGCGCGAAGCGCTGCGCCATCCCGAAGTCCGGGCGACGCAGGTCGAGATCGATCCGCGCGTGGTGGAACTGGCGAAAGCCTGGCTGCCGGCGCTCTCGGCCGGCGCGTTCGACGATCCGCGCGCCGAACTGGTCATCGCCGACGGCGCCCGCTTCGCCGCAGAGACGGGCCGGCGCTTCGACGTCGCGATTATCGACTCGACCGATCCGGTCGGCCCCGGTGTCGCCCTGTTCACCGAAGACTTCTACCGCAACTGCAAGCGCTGCCTGAAGGAGGGCGGGGTGCTGGTGACGCAGAATGGCGTGCCGTCCCTGCAGGGCGACGAAGTGACGGCGAGCCATACCGCGTTCCGCAGGCTGTTCGCCGACCCGGCCTTCTACCTGGCGCCGGTGCCGACCTACAATGGCGGCTTCATGGCGTTCGGCTGGGCGACCGACAATCCCGGCCTGCGCCGCTGGAGCGGCGCCACGATCCAGGACCGGATCGACGCCATCGGCCTGAAGACGCGCTATTTCAATGCGGACATCTTCGCCGCCGCCTTCGCGCTGCCGAACGACGTGCGCAGCCTGCTGCGCGCGTAA